In Spinacia oleracea cultivar Varoflay chromosome 5, BTI_SOV_V1, whole genome shotgun sequence, a single window of DNA contains:
- the LOC110788435 gene encoding MADS-box transcription factor 17-like isoform X2: protein MKEIDSLKDRITKLQLRQMRMLGKDLSNLSLKEVQQLEKQLSESLLSVKAKKDQLLMEQPEHSRRQKSEMELKLEEKKRLVAEIGRVIDFC, encoded by the exons ATGAAGGAGATTGATAGTCTGAAAGACAGGATAACAAAACTCCAATTGAGACAAAT GAGGATGCTGGGTAAAGATTTATCAAACTTGAGCTTGAAAGAAGTGCAGCAGCTGGAAAAGCAACTCAGTGAAAGCCTACTGTCTGTAAAAGCTAAGAAG GACCAATTGCTGATGGAACAACCCGAGCATTCACGCAGGCAG AAATCGGAAATGGAGCTGAAGTTAGAAGAGAAGAAACGACTAGTAGCTG AAATTGGACGAGTTATTGATTTCTGCTAA
- the LOC110788435 gene encoding MADS-box transcription factor 17-like isoform X1 has product MKEIDSLKDRITKLQLRQMRMLGKDLSNLSLKEVQQLEKQLSESLLSVKAKKDQLLMEQPEHSRRQQPRFLLRRTGLQVLMETATVNSTKHILMLLCT; this is encoded by the exons ATGAAGGAGATTGATAGTCTGAAAGACAGGATAACAAAACTCCAATTGAGACAAAT GAGGATGCTGGGTAAAGATTTATCAAACTTGAGCTTGAAAGAAGTGCAGCAGCTGGAAAAGCAACTCAGTGAAAGCCTACTGTCTGTAAAAGCTAAGAAG GACCAATTGCTGATGGAACAACCCGAGCATTCACGCAGGCAG CAACCAAGGTTTCTTCTGCGACGAACGGGACTTCAGGTTCTGATGGAGACTGCAACAGTGAATTCGACAAAACATATTCTGATGTTACTTTGCACCTAG
- the LOC110788437 gene encoding uncharacterized protein isoform X2 — protein MDESWRKSMAITGMGGTGTALEPEDFNDVFGGPPRSVLARKMSADFSSNDLFYNEIFRPCSEMESPGIISGRRLPEFVIPENIQSKRKQMMKSMCRSKSTSSSVMSFDELNQLNNFRNAAVIVEEDVALASYTSNLRPLNMPSRCTASTLSMPKNNEMKQDLPGFAWSNVVPYFGNDKFNADDMIQNLGYSRTGTPQTTNLENIGIECIGEYDVQLLSNSPIVNYVGNQVNYEIGETNNSEASDIVEAIAWAKEKFQGGEFFVGDF, from the exons ATGGATGAGTCTTGGCGCAAGAGCATGGCAATCACCGGGATGGGTGGCACCGGTACGGCTCTAGAACCCGAAGACTTCAATGATGTATTCGGGGGCCCGCCAAGAAGTGTACTAGCAAGGAAAATGTCTGCTGACTTCTCTAGTAATGATTTGTTTTACAATGAGATTTTTAGGCCTTGTTCAGAAATGGAGTCACCGGGTATTATTTCAGGTCGAAGGTTGCCGGAGTTTGTGATCCCTGAAAACATACAATCTAAAAGGAAGCAGATGATGAAATCCATGTGTAGATCAAAGTCTACTTCTTCATCTGTTATGAGTTTTGATGAGCTTAATCAACTTAATAACTTTCGGAATGCCGCGGTTATTGTTGAGGAAGATGTTGCTCTTGCGTCTTACACTTCCAATCTCAg GCCACTAAATATGCCAAGTAGATGTACCGCATCCACATTGTCCATGCCCAAAAACAATGAGATGAAGCAAGATTTACCGGGCTTTGCATGGTCTAACGTTGTACCCTATTTTGGCAACGATAAGTTCAATGCAGATGACATGATACAAAACTTGGGGTATTCCCGAACCGGTACTCCACAAACAACCAACTTGGAGAACATCGGTATCGAATGTATTGGTGAATATGATGTGCAACTCTTGTCCAATTCACCAATTGTAAATTATGTTGGTAATCAAGTGAATTATGAAATTGGTGAAACTAACAACTCTGAAGCGAGCGATATTGTTGAAGCCATCGCTTGGGCCAAGGAGAAATTTCAAG gcggagaattctttgtaggcgatttttga
- the LOC110788437 gene encoding uncharacterized protein isoform X1 gives MDESWRKSMAITGMGGTGTALEPEDFNDVFGGPPRSVLARKMSADFSSNDLFYNEIFRPCSEMESPGIISGRRLPEFVIPENIQSKRKQMMKSMCRSKSTSSSVMSFDELNQLNNFRNAAVIVEEDVALASYTSNLRPLNMPSRCTASTLSMPKNNEMKQDLPGFAWSNVVPYFGNDKFNADDMIQNLGYSRTGTPQTTNLENIGIECIGEYDVQLLSNSPIVNYVGNQVNYEIGETNNSEASDIVEAIAWAKEKFQGLSSNNDTHGFIKEQQNHYFTLNGAT, from the exons ATGGATGAGTCTTGGCGCAAGAGCATGGCAATCACCGGGATGGGTGGCACCGGTACGGCTCTAGAACCCGAAGACTTCAATGATGTATTCGGGGGCCCGCCAAGAAGTGTACTAGCAAGGAAAATGTCTGCTGACTTCTCTAGTAATGATTTGTTTTACAATGAGATTTTTAGGCCTTGTTCAGAAATGGAGTCACCGGGTATTATTTCAGGTCGAAGGTTGCCGGAGTTTGTGATCCCTGAAAACATACAATCTAAAAGGAAGCAGATGATGAAATCCATGTGTAGATCAAAGTCTACTTCTTCATCTGTTATGAGTTTTGATGAGCTTAATCAACTTAATAACTTTCGGAATGCCGCGGTTATTGTTGAGGAAGATGTTGCTCTTGCGTCTTACACTTCCAATCTCAg GCCACTAAATATGCCAAGTAGATGTACCGCATCCACATTGTCCATGCCCAAAAACAATGAGATGAAGCAAGATTTACCGGGCTTTGCATGGTCTAACGTTGTACCCTATTTTGGCAACGATAAGTTCAATGCAGATGACATGATACAAAACTTGGGGTATTCCCGAACCGGTACTCCACAAACAACCAACTTGGAGAACATCGGTATCGAATGTATTGGTGAATATGATGTGCAACTCTTGTCCAATTCACCAATTGTAAATTATGTTGGTAATCAAGTGAATTATGAAATTGGTGAAACTAACAACTCTGAAGCGAGCGATATTGTTGAAGCCATCGCTTGGGCCAAGGAGAAATTTCAAGGTTTGAGCTCTAATAATGATACACATGGATTTATTAAAGAACAACAGAATCATTATTTTACACTAAATGGTGCAACataa